In Streptomyces erythrochromogenes, the DNA window GTAGTTCTGCGCGTACACGTCCTGGATGTTGGACATCAGGTCGTGCGCCGAGATGATCGATACCAGGGCGGTCATCTTCAGCATGTTGATCGTCTCGTTGCCCATCGGCGGGATGATCACCCGCATGGCCTGGGGCAGCACGATCCTGCGCATCGTCTGGGCGGGCCGCATGCCGAGGGAATGCGCGGCTTCGCTCTGGCCGGGGTCCACCGACTGGATGCCGGCCCGGACGATCTCCGAAGCGTACGCGGCTTCGTTGAGTCCGAGGGCCAACAGCGCTGCGACGGCCGGGGTAAGGAGGGAGTTCGTCTCGACCTGGAAGAAGGTGACGCTGGTGAAGGGGATGCCGATCTTCACGTACTGGTAGAGGGCGGCGGCGTATCCCCAGAAGATGATCTGGACCAGCAGAGGGGTCCCGCGGAAGAACCACACGAACAGTGAGGACATGCCGTAGAGAACCGGGTTGGACGACAGCCGCATCACTGCGACCAGCGTGCCCAGAAGGAGTCCGAGGGCCATCGCCGCCACGGTGAGCCACAGGGTCGTGACGAGTCCGGAGAAGATCAGGTCGGCGAAGAGGAAGCGGCCGATGATCTCCCAGTGGAGATTGCCGTTCTTCGCCAGCGATCCGGCCACACCGATGAGTGCGGTAATGGCCGCGACAGCGGCGATCCAACGGCCGTAGTGGCGCAGCGGCACGACGGTGAGTTGCTCGGGGGCCCGGCGGTCGAGGTCCGCGGGAGCTGTGGTGGTGGTCATTTCTAGTCCACCGCCGCGTTCTTGGTGGCCTCCTTGACGGCGATCGAGGCGACACCGTACTTGTCGAAGATCTTTGTCACGGTTCCGTCGTCGATCAGAGCCTGCAGGGCCTTGTGGATCGCGTCGCTGAGCTGGGGCAGCTTCTTGGAGACCGCGATCCCGTTCGGCGAGGCCCCGTAGCCGCCCGCGGCAGCCGGATCGTCGACGACCTGGAAGGCGGCGCCACCGTCGGCGGTCTTGGCGGTCCAGCCCGCGGCGGGTTTCGTCTGCACCTGGGCGACGACCTTGCCGGAGCGCAGGGCGAGCTGCGCGTCGGAGTCCTTGGGGAACGTCTGGATGTCGATCTCGCTCTTCCCGGCGGCCTTGCACTTCGCCTGGTGTTCCTTGAGGAGGTCCAGCTGGTTGGTGGCCGCCTGCACCGCGACCTTCTTGGCGCACAGGTCATCGAGAGTGGTGATCCTCTCGGGGTTGCCCTTGACCACCATGATCCCGGAACCGGAGACGGAGTAGTCGACGAAGTCGACGACCGCCTGGCGCTCCTTGTTGTCCGTCATCGCCGACATCGCCGCGTCGAACTTCCCGGCCTGAATGGCCGGCACTATGCCGTCGAACTTCTGAGGCGTGAACTCGAACTTCACGCCCAGCTTGGCCCCCAGCGCCTGCCCCAGGTCGTAGTCGAGGCCGGTGAGTTCCGGCTTTCCCTCGGCCACGAACATCTCGAACGGCGCGTAAGGCACGTCCGTGGCCACTCGCACGGTGCCCGCCTTCTTGATCGTGTCGGGCAGTGCGTCGTGCAGCGCGGCGTCCTTCGTGACCGCTACCCCCGCGACGGTGGCCGGCTGTCCGCCGGTGGCCTTGGCTGTTTCGGCAGCGGAGTCCGAACAAGAAGTGAGCGTGGCCAGCGCGGTCGCGGCCGTCAGCGCCGTGATCAGGTTTCGTGACAGACGGGTGTTCATCAGGCGTATGCCTCTCCGGTCTTCGGGTCGACGGGTGTTCGCCGTCGACTGCAACCCGAAAATTACAGAACACTCCGACCGATGGCTAGATGTATCACTCGTTACATTGAGGTAACGAGCGCTACGCCGACCGCGATGCTGCCTTGAGGCGGCCCCTGAGCTGACAGGATCGCCCGCCTACCTGAAGAGCAGAGCGATTCGCGCTCTACATCTACCGTTCATTCGATCTGGCTTGTAAGTTCCGCTACTGCGTCACCCACCGGACGGCGCACCTCCCACAAGCGCCGCTCAGGGCGTTGCCACGCCCTGCCTCCTGTGGATTCGCCACTCCTCCTCCCCCCCACCCCTTGGAGAAGCCATGGGCACACGGTTCAGGCATGTCTCGCCGGTCTCGACTGCCGTAGCGCTGCTCACACTTGCCGCCACGCTCACTTCGACCGGCAGCGCGCAGGCGGCCGCCACGCGGGTCCGCTCGGGCAGCAGCTCGGACGTCAGCCGCACGTCATGGCAGGGCCCCGCCTTCACCATGAACGGCGACGGCAAGATCATCCCCGGATCGATGTCGGCCGCCATCGACGCCATACGCGGCGGGACCGGCAGCCTGGACGTCGTCGTACTGGCCGGCTCCGCCCCCACCTCAGGCAGCACCACGCCCGAATGCGACGCCGCCATGGCGCTGCCCGGCGTCAACTCCTGTACCACCTGGACTCTGACCGCCGCCGCGGACGGCAACAACAGCCAGGTCAATTCCGACATCCGCAACGCTGAATTCGTCTACTTCGCCGGCGGTGACCAATGCCGCTACGCCGCCTGGAAGGGCAGCGCACTGGAGGCATCCGTCGAGTCCGTCGCAGCCAAGGGCGGCGGCTCGGGCGGCGGCAGCGCCGGCCACCACATCAACAGCCCCGTCGTCTACGACGCCTGCAAGGGGAGCGTCACCAGCGCCGAAGCCCTCGCGAACCCGTACGACAGCTACATCACCTTCACCACCGGCATGTTCGACTGGGCGAACTACAGCGGAGTCATCAACGACTCCCACTTCACCACCCGCGACCGGATGGGCCGCACCATGGCCTTCGTCGCCCGCGCCATCAAGGACGGCCGGACCTCCGGAGGCAAGGCCTGGGGCGTAGGAGTCGAGGAAGGCAGCTCGCTGCTCCTCGACAAGAACGGAACAGCCACCCTCTACGGAAAGGAGGCCTTCGTGGTCCTGGGCGACCACCAGCCGGAGCAGGCATCGTCCGGCAAGCCCCTGACCTTCTCCGACTACAAGATCTGGCGCCTGGGCCCCGGACAGACCTACGACTTCAAGAACCGCCCCACCTGCGGCTACTACCACCGCAGCGTCACAAACGGAGTCGCCGACCCCAACCTGTACACCGGCACTCTGCAGAGCACCTGCTCACCGACCGGCGGCACGTCCACCCTGGCCGAAACCGAAGCGAACGACACGCGCGCCACCGCCGACGACGCCACCGCCCTCACCTACCCCGCCACACTCACGGGCAGCATGAAGTCGACCAGCGACCGGGACTACTTCCGCGTCGCCTTCGCAGCCGGTGAGCGCGTCACCATCGTCTGCGCCATTCCCGACGGAGCCTATGACGCCGACCTTTACCTCCTGGACTCCAGCGGCAGCACCCTCGCCCGTTCGGTGAACGACGGAGCAGGTACCGACGAGAGCCTGACCTTCACCAGGACCGCCACGGGAAGCAGCACCTACTACCTGGAGCTCGACGCCTACCAGGGGTCGGGCAGCTCCGCCTATACGTGCACCCTGACCAAAGGCTGAGTTGCGACGCATGCCGGACCGTGACCTCCGACTACCCGTCACCCTTCCGGTTCACCGGCGAACTCCACACCGTGACCATCGACCTGTCGGGCGAACTCATCACCGATGCGGACAGCGAGATGCGCATGCACATGGCCCGGCAGTGAACCAGGGGCATGCCGCGTGTCGCCGGCCGCGGGGGCGGGGGACGGCGCGCTCCAACTGCCGAGCAGCCGCAGCGCGTCGCTGGCGCGGGTGTCGGGGGCGGTGAAGACGACGAGGGACGCCCCGTCGTCGCCCGGCAGGGCGAGGGTCTCGAAGGCGAGGTCGAAGCCGCCGACGACGGGGTGCCGGAAGCTCTTGGTGCCGTGTGTCTTCTGCTGCACCTCCTGCGCCGCCCACCGGTGGCGGAACTCCGCGCTGTGTGCGCTCAGTTCGGCGATGCGCGCGGCGAGGGGCCTGTCTGCGGGGCGGCGGCCCGCGGAGAAGCGCAGGAAGCCGATGGTCTGACGGGCCACGTCCGCCCACCTCGGGTAGAGCCGGCGGGCGGCGTCGTCGAGGAACACGTGCCGGGCGAGGTTCAGCCGCCCGGGGACCCTGCCGATCGGTTCGCCGAGGAGGGCGCGGGCGAGGCCGTTGGCGTCGAGGACGTCCATGGCGGGGCTGAGGACGTACGCCGGGACGGCTCCCACCGCGGACAGCAGGCGCCCCAGCCCGTCCCGTACGGGTACGTCCTGTTCCTCGTCCGCAGGCTCGGCGGAGGTCGGGACTCCCGAGAACCTTGCGCCGGGGGCCCGGTGGGCGAGGTCGTGGAGGTGGGCGCGCTCGGTCGGATCGAGTCGCAGGGCGCGGGCGAGGGCGTCGAGCACGGCATCGGAGGGGTTGCGCGCGCGGCCTTGTTCCAGACGCGTGTAGTAGACGTCGCTGACGCCCGCGAGGTCCGCCACCTCCTCGCGGCGCAGCCCCGGGACGCGGCGCCGTCCGTGCGGGTGGAGTCCGGCTGCCTGCGGAGTGATGCGGGAGCGCCGCGACTTCAGGAAGGGGCCGAGCTCGTTGGCTGGGTTCATGCGCGTCAGTATGCGCGGGGGTGATCCGCGGCTGCCTGTCCCTGCCGGTACCCCCTTCGCCGGCCTGCGGATAGCCCTCGCCGCCTGGTACTCGCGGGGTAGTGGTTGCCCGCAGGGGCCTTCGCCAGGGTGAAGGAGGTGCGAGCGCACCACCGCCCCGTGGGGGCGGACGTTCGAAACGACAGGGGCATCCCGATGCGCGCAGTGGTCTTCTCCGAGTACGGAGACGAGAGCGTCCTCGCATTCACCGACCGGCCGGTGCCGAGTCCGGCGGAGGGAGAGATCCTGGTCGAGGTCTTGGCCGCCGGGGTCAACCCGGTCGACTGGAAGCACCGCGAAGGAGCGGTACGCAGCGACCGGCCCTTCCCGCTCGGGATGGGCTGGGACGTGGCGGGTGTGGTGCGCCGTACGGTGCCGGGCGGCCCGGCGGTCGGCGAGTCCGTGTACGGGATGCTGCCGCTGCCGTACGGCGGCGCCTATCAGCAGTTCGCCGCTCTGCCGGCCTCCGCCGTGGCTCCCATGCCCGCCAGGCTGTCCCACGCCGAGGCGGCCGCGGTCCCGCTGGCCGCGCTGACGGCCTGGCAGGCGCTGGAGGCGGCAGGCGTGACCGCGGGGCACCGCGTCCTGGTGCACGCGGGCGCCGGCGGCGTCGGACATTTCGCCGTGCAGTTCGCCCGGCACCGGGGAGCACACGTCACCGCCACCGCCTCCGCCCGCAACCTCGATTTCCTGCGCGGCCTCGGCGTCGACGAACCCGTCGACCGGGGGACGGCGGACCTGACCGCGGCCGAGCCCTTCGACATGGTCCTCGACACCGTGGGGGGCGAGGTGCAGCGCGCCTCGTGGCACCTGCTGCGTCCCGGCGGCACCCTCGTCACCCTCCCCGAACCCGTGGACGAGGCGCACCGGCTGCCCGGCATCGACGCCCGCCGTGTCATCGTCGCCCCCGACGGCGAGGCACTGCGCCGGATCGGCGCGCTCGTCGACGACGGCACGGTCCGTGTCGAGGTGCAGTCGGTCCTGCCCCTGCACGCGGCGGCCGAGGCGCACCGCCTCAGCAAGGAGGGCCGGGTCCGCGGGAAGCTGGTTCTCAGCCTCTGAGCGGCGGCGGGGCGGCGGACGAGCCGGAGAGGACGGACCTGAGCCCGGGACAAATACGGCGGGAACACCATGAACTCCTCACCTTCTGTGCGCCGTTACAGTAGCGACGGCGTCAGTCGGTTCGGCCGCGAGGGAGCGGGAACCGCGTGAAGGAGGCTTTGCATGCTCGAATGGAAGCAGGTCCGCTCCGGCATCCGTCCCGTGCCCGATCCGGCCGCGACGTCGATGGTCTGGGCCGTCGCGGCCGCCACCGCCTTCGCCTTGGTCGCCGTCTTCAATTTCCTCGACGGACAGGGTGACCCCACCCTCGACCTGGTCGCGATCTCCCTCACCGTGGCCCTGGTCAGCACGGGAGCGCGCCTCACCGCCGCACCGGGAACCGCCCTGCTCTGCTGGCTCGTGCTCAACGCCTTCGCCACGGCCCCCATAGGGGCTCTCACCTGGGAGGCCCCGTACGACCTCGGCCGGATCGTATGCCTCCTCGCGGCCGCCGGCACGGGGACCGTCCTCGCCCGGCTCGCCCACGCCCGATCCGCCTACCACCGTCTGACGCCGTAGGCCGCCGGATCTGGGGCAGCCGTCGCCCGCGTGCTCCGGCTCGGCGGGGTTGGTGACGGGGCCGGTGGTCACCGTTCGGC includes these proteins:
- a CDS encoding amino acid ABC transporter permease, with translation MTTTTAPADLDRRAPEQLTVVPLRHYGRWIAAVAAITALIGVAGSLAKNGNLHWEIIGRFLFADLIFSGLVTTLWLTVAAMALGLLLGTLVAVMRLSSNPVLYGMSSLFVWFFRGTPLLVQIIFWGYAAALYQYVKIGIPFTSVTFFQVETNSLLTPAVAALLALGLNEAAYASEIVRAGIQSVDPGQSEAAHSLGMRPAQTMRRIVLPQAMRVIIPPMGNETINMLKMTALVSIISAHDLMSNIQDVYAQNYQVIPMLVVASLWYLALVTLLSVPQAWLERRYGRGSDRGGHISPLRRMLTGALVRPARTKKNTKEAAA
- a CDS encoding ABC transporter substrate-binding protein, with translation MNTRLSRNLITALTAATALATLTSCSDSAAETAKATGGQPATVAGVAVTKDAALHDALPDTIKKAGTVRVATDVPYAPFEMFVAEGKPELTGLDYDLGQALGAKLGVKFEFTPQKFDGIVPAIQAGKFDAAMSAMTDNKERQAVVDFVDYSVSGSGIMVVKGNPERITTLDDLCAKKVAVQAATNQLDLLKEHQAKCKAAGKSEIDIQTFPKDSDAQLALRSGKVVAQVQTKPAAGWTAKTADGGAAFQVVDDPAAAGGYGASPNGIAVSKKLPQLSDAIHKALQALIDDGTVTKIFDKYGVASIAVKEATKNAAVD
- a CDS encoding pre-peptidase C-terminal domain-containing protein, producing the protein MGTRFRHVSPVSTAVALLTLAATLTSTGSAQAAATRVRSGSSSDVSRTSWQGPAFTMNGDGKIIPGSMSAAIDAIRGGTGSLDVVVLAGSAPTSGSTTPECDAAMALPGVNSCTTWTLTAAADGNNSQVNSDIRNAEFVYFAGGDQCRYAAWKGSALEASVESVAAKGGGSGGGSAGHHINSPVVYDACKGSVTSAEALANPYDSYITFTTGMFDWANYSGVINDSHFTTRDRMGRTMAFVARAIKDGRTSGGKAWGVGVEEGSSLLLDKNGTATLYGKEAFVVLGDHQPEQASSGKPLTFSDYKIWRLGPGQTYDFKNRPTCGYYHRSVTNGVADPNLYTGTLQSTCSPTGGTSTLAETEANDTRATADDATALTYPATLTGSMKSTSDRDYFRVAFAAGERVTIVCAIPDGAYDADLYLLDSSGSTLARSVNDGAGTDESLTFTRTATGSSTYYLELDAYQGSGSSAYTCTLTKG
- a CDS encoding helix-turn-helix domain-containing protein gives rise to the protein MNPANELGPFLKSRRSRITPQAAGLHPHGRRRVPGLRREEVADLAGVSDVYYTRLEQGRARNPSDAVLDALARALRLDPTERAHLHDLAHRAPGARFSGVPTSAEPADEEQDVPVRDGLGRLLSAVGAVPAYVLSPAMDVLDANGLARALLGEPIGRVPGRLNLARHVFLDDAARRLYPRWADVARQTIGFLRFSAGRRPADRPLAARIAELSAHSAEFRHRWAAQEVQQKTHGTKSFRHPVVGGFDLAFETLALPGDDGASLVVFTAPDTRASDALRLLGSWSAPSPAPAAGDTRHAPGSLPGHVHAHLAVRIGDEFARQVDGHGVEFAGEPEG
- a CDS encoding NADP-dependent oxidoreductase, translating into MRAVVFSEYGDESVLAFTDRPVPSPAEGEILVEVLAAGVNPVDWKHREGAVRSDRPFPLGMGWDVAGVVRRTVPGGPAVGESVYGMLPLPYGGAYQQFAALPASAVAPMPARLSHAEAAAVPLAALTAWQALEAAGVTAGHRVLVHAGAGGVGHFAVQFARHRGAHVTATASARNLDFLRGLGVDEPVDRGTADLTAAEPFDMVLDTVGGEVQRASWHLLRPGGTLVTLPEPVDEAHRLPGIDARRVIVAPDGEALRRIGALVDDGTVRVEVQSVLPLHAAAEAHRLSKEGRVRGKLVLSL